The following DNA comes from Marichromatium purpuratum 984.
GTTGCGACCGATGACCTCCTCGGCGCTGTAGCCGGTGATCTGGGTGTAGGCAGGGTTGATCGACAGGATTCGGGGTCTGAGGTCGGTGACCACCACGCCCTCGCGGGCGCTCGCCAGGACCGCGGCCGATTGGCGCAGTGCGTTGGTGGTGCGCGCCCGGGTCACCGCCAGCGCGGCGAGCTGGCCGAACTCGGCGATATGCGCCTGGGTGGCGGCGTCGGGGAGACCGGGAGTGGTGCGATAGACGACGAGTATGCCCAGCGCCTCGCCAGTGTCGTCGTGAAAGGGAAAGGACCAGCAGGCGCGGAGTCCGGCCGCCTGATGTTGTTCGAGGTACTGCTGCCAGGCGGGATGTTTGGCGATGTCGGCGACCAGTGCCGGGGTGGTGTCACGCAGCGTGGGGGCGAACGGGGTTCGTTCGGGCGCACAGTCCTCGAGCGCGGCATTGAGTACCGGTGCGAGGTGCGGCGCGGCGAAGCTGCGCAGCCGTTTGTTGACGGGGTCGCGTACCACCACCGAGACCCGCAGTCTGGGTTCGGCCTGCTCGAGCCGGGTGGCGATCTCGCCGAGCAGTTCGGGGAGCGCGCGGTCGTCGAGCAGGCCGTCGAGTACCGCCATGCGGGTCTCGTGGAAGTGCTCGGCATGCTTGCTGTCGCTGATATCGCGCCAGGCGCCGATCGCCTCGGTGTGCGCCGGGCTCTCGTGTCCGAGAATGCGCAGTTCGTCCTCGATCCAGCGCATGCCACCGTCACGGTCGAACAGCCGGTACTGCTGCCTGAGCTGTCCGCGGTTGACGAGCTGACCGAGGGCGCGCTCGACCGACTCGCGGTCGTCGTGATGGATCTGGCGCAGCCACCAGTCGGGGCGCATCGTCTCGTCGCGCGTGAACCCGAGCAGGGCGGTGATGTTGTCGCTGACCCAGGTCGGACGAGGGCGGTGCTGCTCGATGCGCAGGGTATAGAGCACCACCGGGCTGGCCTCGAGCATCAACCCGAGATGGGTCGAGGTCTGGCGCAGCGCGGCGCGTTCGCGGGCCAGCTCGGCCTGGTGGGCGATGCGCTCGAGCGTGGCGGTGAGCTGATGGAGATAGCCGGGCTGCTTGAGGACATAGGCGTCGACCCCGAGCTGCAGCGCGCGCGCGACCACGCGCTCGCCCCCCTGCCCGGAGACGATCACCACCGGCAGCGCGAGGTTGCGGTCGTCGCGCAGTTGCTTGAGTGCCTCCAGGGCGTCCAGACCGGGAAGACGGTAGTCGAGCAGCAGTACGTCGAAGGTCGAGGTGTCCTCGGCGGTGCCCGGCAGGTGATCGAGTGCCTCCTCGGCGCTGCCGACCAGAGTCAGATGGATGTGGGGGGCGTGACGGGTGAGATGGCGGACGGTGAGGTCGGCGTCGTCGGTGTTGCGCTCGGCATAGAGGACGCGCAGTCCGTGCCCGTGGCGCGCCTCGGCGCTGCGGAAGCGGCGCCAGGCACGGGCGAGCCGAGCGGGGAGTTCGTCCGCCTCGATCTCATCCTTGATCAGGTAGTCGTCGGCGCCGGCCTGGAGTGCGTCGGCCGCGCTGCCGGCATCGCCCGCGCCGGTGAGCACGACCACGGCCAGGGGGAGGCGCCGTTCACGGATCCAGTCGAGCAGCTCCAGCCCCGAGCCATCCGGCAGCCCGAGGTCGAGCAGTACCAGCTGGTAGCGCTCCGGGTGGTACAGCCGTTCCCTGGCTTCGGCGAGCGTTGCCGCATGATCGACCCCGACCTGGGGGGCTGTACAGGCCAGCTGCTGGCGTGTCAGTTCGAGGTCGGTGACGTCGTCTTCGACATAGAGGATATCCATGATCCTAGCTTGGGGGTCTATTGGTGCGGCACCAATAGCGGTTGATCTGATGCAGGCCTTCGAGAAAGCGCTCGTAGTTGATCGGCTTGACGATATAGGAGTTGGCGCCGAGGTCGTAGGCGGCCTGGATATCGCGTGGTTCGTCCGACGAGGTGAGCACCACCACCGGGATCAGGCGCCCGGGCTCGCTGCCCCGCAGTCGTCTCAGGACTTCGAGCCCGCCGATCCCCGGCAGCTTGAGATCGAGCAGGATCAGCTGTGGCGGGGGATGGGTGCCGTGCTCCCAGTGTTCGACCCAGGCCAGCACCTGCTCGCCGTCGCGCGCGATGCCGATCCCGTCGGATTCGATGTGGGGGGCGAGCGCGCGCAGGATGAGATCGAGATCGACCGGGTCGTCCTCGACCAGCAGCATCGAGCAGTGCGGTCCGGCACTCATCGTGACAGCTCCAGATAGAAGGTTGCACCATGCCCGGGACTGCTCTCGGCCCAGACCCGCACGCCCATGCGTTGCGCGGCCTTGAGCACGATCCCCAGACCGACTCCGGTGCCCGGATAGTCCTCGGCGCGGTGCAGGCGCTGGAAGACCTCGAACAGTCGGTCGTGGAAACGCATGTCGAAGCCGATGCCGTTGTCCGAGACTGCCATTATGACCCGTCTGCCCTGATCCTTGGCGAGAATCCGGAGGCGTGGTCGTGGGGTGGCGTCGCGGCTGAACTTGATGGCGTTGTCGACGAGGTTGCGGAGGATGATCCGCAGCCCGTCGGGGTCGGCCCTGACGGTGAGTTCGGAGACATCGACCGCGAGTTCGATGTCGCGCTCGACGATCAGAGCGTGTCGCTCGGCGAGCACCGTCTCGATCACCGCGCTGAGTTCGACGCGGCGTCCGGCCAGTGCCTGACGCTCCATCCGCGAGTAGGTCAGCAGATCGTCGATGAGCGCGCGCATCTGCTCGACGCCACGGCGGATGTTGGCGGTGAAGGTGGCGGCCTCGGGCGAGAGTTCGGTGCCATGTTGCTCGATGAGCAGCTGGCTGTAACCGTCGATGCCGCGCAGCGGCGCCTTGAGGTCGTGGGAGACGGAGTAGGTGAAGGTCTCGAGTTCACGGTTGAGCGCGGCCAACTCCTCGGTGCGGGCTGCCACCCGTGACTCGAGTTCGGCGTTGAGCCGGCGGATCTCGTCTTGCTGGCGTTGGCGCTCGGTGATGTCGCGGGCGATGCCGAGGACGCCGAGGAGCTGCCCGGCGGCATCGTAGACTGGGGTCTTGATGGTTTCGGCGAGTTCTCGGTGACCGTCGCTGGCGAAGGTGATCCACTCGTCGTTGCGTCTGGCGCGACCGGCGACGAGTGCGGCCTGATCCTGCTCGCGGAAGAATCGCGCCAGCTCCGGGGCGACGAAATCGGCATCGGTACGGCCGATGATCTCGTGCTCGGAGGCGCCGAAGAAGGACTCGAACCGGGGGTTGCAGACCAGATAGACGCCGTGCGGGTCCTTCAGCCACACCAGGTCGGGGAGGTTGTCGAGCAATGCACGCAACCGCCCCTCACTGTTGATGCGGCGTCGCGTGCTCTGCAGCAGCAGGTGCAGCAGTCCACCGGTGACGAGTGCGGTAACGAGGCCGCCGAGACGGATCAGCCAGCGGGCCGGCGAGGCCGGGTTCCAGCCCTCGCGGGGAATGGCCGCAAGTTCCCAGGTGAGATTGGGCAGCGCCACCGTTGCGCTCACCGGCGCGCGCCGAAAGACCTCGGGGTCACCGAAGAGTACCCGCGGTGAGGTGGTATCGTCCGGCCGGGCGCGCAGTCCCAGCCGCAGCTCGGTATTGGCCGTGGTCAGGCCGCTGATGCGATAGAGCTGCTCGATGTCGAGCACGGTGGAGACCAGTCCCCAGACCCGCGGGCCCTGATCGGTGGCGACGAAGACCGGGGCGTGGATGACCAGTCCGACCCCGCCCTGGATCAGCGGCGATGGTCCATCGATGATGGTCTCGCCGCGCTCGACCGCCTGCAGCGCAGCCTGGCGCTGTGCGGGGTGCTCGCGATAGTCGAGTCCCAGTATCGTTTCGTCGGAGGTGGACGGGTGGACCATGCCGACGATCAGCCCGGGGGCGGCGCTGATGTTGCGCAGCAGTTGCTGGCGTCTGGTGAGATCGTCGACGATCCGGGCGAATCCTGTCTGGTCGAGATCGGGACGGGAGGCGATCAATGCACTCAGTGTGCGGGCGAGGCGCAGGTCGTGTTGCACCACGCCATCGAGTCGGCTGCGCAGCACCGAGACATGATCGGCCACCGCGTTGCGTTTCAACTCCTGCTGGTGGGCGGTGGCGAAGTGCTCGAGCAGCCCGGTGATCGCCAGGATCAGCGCCATCACCAGAACGACCGCCAGCGGGTGATGCCAGCGATGGATCCGAGGGAATGAACGCCGGTTCATCGGTCAGCGTGTGATGTGGCTGATCGCGCCGTGACCGCTCGATCCGTGGGGTCGGGGCTGCAGTGCTCGGGACCGACTCCGGTTGCGGGTGAGATCTGGAGACGGTGACGGGACTCGACGGACATGAGATGTCTCGGGACTGGGACGACCTATCTAGCATAATCCAACCTCCGTCCCTTACTCGGCTGGACTGGCGCGCGGCGGGGGTGATACGGTCGCGACTATCCCGCTGCCTCCACCCGATGTCTACGGGGCTGCCCGCACCCATGCATATCGTCGATGGCGTCCTCTCCATGCCGGTCCTGCTCGGCTCCGCTGCCCTGGCGCTCGCCGGGGTCGGTTTCGGGCTGCGCGCGCTCGACGCGTCCAGCATCCCGCGTGCCGGCTTGCTCACCGCCGCCTTCTTCTCCGTCTCCCTGATCCACATCCCGCTGGGACCGACCAGTGCGCATCTCTTGCTGAGCGGGCTGATGGGCATATTGCTCGGCTGGGCGGTGTTCCCTGCGATCTGTGTCGGTCTGCTGTTGCAGGCATTGTTTTTCGGCTATGGCGGGCTGACGGTGCTCGGGGCCAATACCCTCAATCTGGCGTTGCCGGCGCTGCTCGTCGGGCTGGCTGCACGCATGGTGCTGGCGCGGCTGCGCCCCGGCCTGTCGTCCTGGCTGCTGGTTGCGCTCGGCGCCTTGGTGGGCGCGGGTGCCTTCGCCGGTTCGGCACTGCTGGTGGCCGGGTCGCTGGCGGCCAGTGGCGAGGGGTTGTGGGCGGCGGCCCGTCTGGCGCTGATCGCGCAGCTGCCGGTGGCACTGATCGAGGCGGTGGTGACGGCCGCGGCACTGCGACTGCTGTGGACGGTCCGGCCCGAGCTGTTGGCGCGTTCGGCGCGTGCCTGTTGAGGCGATGCCGGGGGGGCGTGCCGGAGTCGCGTCGCACGGGCTCGATCCTCGGGTGCGGCTACTCTGCTGCCTGGGCTGGGCGCTGGTGGTGGTGGGGCTGGAGGGCGGGACGGCGCTGTCTGCTGCCTTGCTCGCCGGCGTGCTGCTGACACGGTGGGCGGGCATCGCGCCGCGCCGTCTGGCGCGTCTGCTGCTGGTCTTCGAGGGTTTGATGCTGCTCACCCTCGGCCTGCTGCCCTTCACCGTTGCGGGCCAGCCGCTGTGGCAGGGCGGTGGATTAGTGCTGAGCGAGCAGGGGCTGGTCCTCGCCGCGGTGATCGCCGCGCGCGCCAGCGCGGTGGCGCTGGTGACGCTGGCGCTGCTCGCCGGGGTCGGCGCGGGCGGGCTCGGTGCCGCGTTGCGCGCGCTGCGGGTGCCCGGTGCGCTGGTCGAGTTGCTGCTGCTTAGCGCGCGTTATCTCGATGTGCTCGAGCGCGAACAGGCGCGGTTGCGTGCTGCGATGCGTGTCCGTGCCTTTCGCCCACGCAGCGATCTTCATACTTTGACCAGCTATGGTTTCCTCGTCGGGATGCTGTTGGTGCGCGCGCTCGAGCGCGCCGAGCGGGTGGGGGCGGCGATGCGCTGTCGAGGTTATGCCGGGCGCATGCCGCTACCCGAGCTGGCGCCGCTGCGTGGCGCTGATCTCGGGTTCGCGGTCGGGTTCGCGTTGCTGCTCGCGGTGTTGATGGTGCTGGAGCATGGTTGAAGGGGATGGGGTGAGCGCGCGCGCCGGCTCGTCGCCGGCCCGCGTCGAACTGATGAGGACGGGTGCGGGCGCGGTGTTGCGTCTCTCCGGCGAGTGGCGTCTGACCAACGCCCCGCCGTCGGCCGAGACGGTGGTGGTACGTCTCGCGCGCGAGCAGGTGGACGAGCTGGCCTTCGACACCACAGGTCTCGGGGGCTGGGACTCGAGTCTGCCGAGTCTGCTGCTGGCGGTGCGCGCGCACTGCCGGGCGCACGACATCGAACTGGCGCTCGCAGGATTGCCCGAGGGCGTGGTCACGCTGCTGACGCTGGCCGAGGCGGTGCCCCTGCAGTCCGCTCCTCCCATCGAGACAGGCCCGCGCCCGCGCCTGCTGGCCCGTTTCGGCGCGCGGGTGATCGACGCGGCGCGCGCGAGCGGCGCGCTCTTCGCCTTCGTCGGCGAGGTGGTGCTGGCGCTGGGGCGGCTGGCGCGGGGGCGGGCGCGCTTCAGACGCGCCGAGTTCTGGCTGATCGTCCAGCAGGTCGGCGCCGAGGCGTTGCCGATCGTCAGCCTGGTGAGCTTCCTGGTGGGGTTGATCCTCGGCTATATCGGCGACCAGCAGCTGGCGCGCTTCGGCGCGCGCATCTATGTCGCCGACCTGGTGGGACTGGCGGTGGTGATGCAGATCGGCGCCCTGGTCACCGCCATCGTGCTCGCCGGGCGCACCGGCGCGGCCTTCGCCGCCCAGCTCGGCAGCATGCAGGCCAACGAGGAGATCGACGCGCTGCGCACCCTGGGGATCGACCCGGTCGAGTTCCTGGTGCTGCCCCGGCTGCTGGCGCTGATCGCGATGACCCCGCTGCTCGCGCTCTATGCCGATCTCATGGGCATCCTCGGCGGCGCCTTCGCCGCCGCCGTGGTCGGTGGCATCAACCCGACCGAGTACGCGGTGCAGACCGTCCAGGCGGTGGGCTGGAACCACTTCGTCCAGGGTCTGATCAGCGCCGGGGTCTATGGCGCGGTGGTCGCCGTCTCTGGCTGTCTGCGGGGGATGCAGAGCGGGCGCGACGCGGCGGCGGTGGGCGCTACCACCACCTCGGCGGTGGTCACCGCGATCCTCCACATCGTCATCGCCGCGGCGGTGCTGACGGTGCTGTTCGACGCGGTGGGGCTGTGAGCGGAGCGGTGCAGATCCGTCTCGAGGGGCTGAGCGTCGGCTATGGCGCGCGCGCGGTGCAGCGCGATCTCGATCTGGAGATCCGGCGCGGCGACATCTTCGTGATCATGGGCGGGAGCGGCTGCGGCAAGAGCACGCTGATGCGCGCCATGACCGGGCTGTTGGCGCCGCTGGCCGGGCGTATCCTGTTCGACGACGAGTCGTTCTGGGAGGCCTCGCCGGCGGCGCGCGAGCGGCGCATCCGCCGTCACGGGGTGATGTATCAGGGCGGGGCGCTGTGGAGTTCGATGACGCTGGAGGAGAATGTGGCCTTGCCGTTGCAGCAGTACACCGACCTCGGGCCGCGCCAGGTGTGTGAGCTGGTCGACTACAAGCTCGCGCTGGTCGGGCTGGGCGGGTGCGGGGCGCTCTATCCGGCCGAGATCAGCGGCGGCATGCGCAAGCGCGCCGGGGTGGCGCGGGCGATGGCGCTCGACCCCGAGGTGCTGTTCTTCGACGAACCCTCGGCCGGGCTCGATCCACTGAGCGCGTGCCTGCTCGACGAGCTGATCGTCGAACTCAAGCACAGCCTCGGCGCCACCATGGTGGTGGTCACCCATGATCTGGCGAGCATCTTCGCCATCGCCGACGAGGCGGTCTTCCTCGATGCCGAGCGTGGCACCATGCTCACCACCGGCGATCCGCGCTGGTTGCGCGATCATGCCGCCGATGCGCGGGTGCGCGCCTTCCTGCGTCGGGGGGCGGCATGAGTCGTCGCGCCAGTCCCTCGCTGATCGGCGCCTTCGTGCTCGGCGCATTGGCGCTGTTCGTGCTCTCGCTGATCCTGTTCGGTGGCGGGGCGCTGTTTCGTGAGCGGGTTGGCCTGCTGACCTATTTCCCCGGCTCGGTGCAGGGCTTGTCGGTCGGCGCCGAGGTGCAGTTCCAGGGGGTCGCGGTGGGCCAGGTGACCGCCATCGAGTTGGACTTCTCGCCCGCCGACGGTGCGGTACGCATCCCGGTGCGCTATGAGGTCTGGCCCGAGCGGGTGCGGATCAGCCAGGGCGCCGAACCACGCGATGCGCGCGTGGTGCTGCGCGAGCTGGTGGCCCGGCGTGGGCTGCGCGCTCGGCTCGAGTCGCTGAGTTTCGTCACCGGTCAGTACGTGGTCGCGCTGAACCTGGATCCGACGTTGGTCGGCGAGGCCCCCACGGTGCCTGTCGTCGAGGACGGGGGGGATGTGGTGGTGCCGGCGCTGCCGGCGATCCGCGACCAGCTCGGCGAGATGCTGGGGAACCTGCGTCTGGACGAGCTGGTCGATGAGGCGAGCGCTGCCTTGCGCGGTCTCGGCACCTTGCTCGGCTCGGACGAGGCCGGCGCACTGATGGGCAATCTCGACGCCACCCTGACCGGAATCCGCGCCCTGGCCGAGACCCTGGAGCGGCGGCTGCCGCCGCTTGTCGGACGGCTCGACCAGACCCTGGTCGCCTATGAGCGCCTGGCGCGGCGTATCGATGGTGAGGTGGTGCCGGTCGCCACCCGTATCGGTGAGACCAGCGCGGCCC
Coding sequences within:
- the cbiM gene encoding cobalt transporter CbiM codes for the protein MHIVDGVLSMPVLLGSAALALAGVGFGLRALDASSIPRAGLLTAAFFSVSLIHIPLGPTSAHLLLSGLMGILLGWAVFPAICVGLLLQALFFGYGGLTVLGANTLNLALPALLVGLAARMVLARLRPGLSSWLLVALGALVGAGAFAGSALLVAGSLAASGEGLWAAARLALIAQLPVALIEAVVTAAALRLLWTVRPELLARSARAC
- a CDS encoding response regulator; amino-acid sequence: MSAGPHCSMLLVEDDPVDLDLILRALAPHIESDGIGIARDGEQVLAWVEHWEHGTHPPPQLILLDLKLPGIGGLEVLRRLRGSEPGRLIPVVVLTSSDEPRDIQAAYDLGANSYIVKPINYERFLEGLHQINRYWCRTNRPPS
- a CDS encoding ATP-binding protein — its product is MNRRSFPRIHRWHHPLAVVLVMALILAITGLLEHFATAHQQELKRNAVADHVSVLRSRLDGVVQHDLRLARTLSALIASRPDLDQTGFARIVDDLTRRQQLLRNISAAPGLIVGMVHPSTSDETILGLDYREHPAQRQAALQAVERGETIIDGPSPLIQGGVGLVIHAPVFVATDQGPRVWGLVSTVLDIEQLYRISGLTTANTELRLGLRARPDDTTSPRVLFGDPEVFRRAPVSATVALPNLTWELAAIPREGWNPASPARWLIRLGGLVTALVTGGLLHLLLQSTRRRINSEGRLRALLDNLPDLVWLKDPHGVYLVCNPRFESFFGASEHEIIGRTDADFVAPELARFFREQDQAALVAGRARRNDEWITFASDGHRELAETIKTPVYDAAGQLLGVLGIARDITERQRQQDEIRRLNAELESRVAARTEELAALNRELETFTYSVSHDLKAPLRGIDGYSQLLIEQHGTELSPEAATFTANIRRGVEQMRALIDDLLTYSRMERQALAGRRVELSAVIETVLAERHALIVERDIELAVDVSELTVRADPDGLRIILRNLVDNAIKFSRDATPRPRLRILAKDQGRRVIMAVSDNGIGFDMRFHDRLFEVFQRLHRAEDYPGTGVGLGIVLKAAQRMGVRVWAESSPGHGATFYLELSR
- the cbiQ gene encoding cobalt ECF transporter T component CbiQ, translating into MPGGRAGVASHGLDPRVRLLCCLGWALVVVGLEGGTALSAALLAGVLLTRWAGIAPRRLARLLLVFEGLMLLTLGLLPFTVAGQPLWQGGGLVLSEQGLVLAAVIAARASAVALVTLALLAGVGAGGLGAALRALRVPGALVELLLLSARYLDVLEREQARLRAAMRVRAFRPRSDLHTLTSYGFLVGMLLVRALERAERVGAAMRCRGYAGRMPLPELAPLRGADLGFAVGFALLLAVLMVLEHG
- a CDS encoding ABC transporter permease encodes the protein MVEGDGVSARAGSSPARVELMRTGAGAVLRLSGEWRLTNAPPSAETVVVRLAREQVDELAFDTTGLGGWDSSLPSLLLAVRAHCRAHDIELALAGLPEGVVTLLTLAEAVPLQSAPPIETGPRPRLLARFGARVIDAARASGALFAFVGEVVLALGRLARGRARFRRAEFWLIVQQVGAEALPIVSLVSFLVGLILGYIGDQQLARFGARIYVADLVGLAVVMQIGALVTAIVLAGRTGAAFAAQLGSMQANEEIDALRTLGIDPVEFLVLPRLLALIAMTPLLALYADLMGILGGAFAAAVVGGINPTEYAVQTVQAVGWNHFVQGLISAGVYGAVVAVSGCLRGMQSGRDAAAVGATTTSAVVTAILHIVIAAAVLTVLFDAVGL
- a CDS encoding EAL domain-containing protein, which produces MDILYVEDDVTDLELTRQQLACTAPQVGVDHAATLAEARERLYHPERYQLVLLDLGLPDGSGLELLDWIRERRLPLAVVVLTGAGDAGSAADALQAGADDYLIKDEIEADELPARLARAWRRFRSAEARHGHGLRVLYAERNTDDADLTVRHLTRHAPHIHLTLVGSAEEALDHLPGTAEDTSTFDVLLLDYRLPGLDALEALKQLRDDRNLALPVVIVSGQGGERVVARALQLGVDAYVLKQPGYLHQLTATLERIAHQAELARERAALRQTSTHLGLMLEASPVVLYTLRIEQHRPRPTWVSDNITALLGFTRDETMRPDWWLRQIHHDDRESVERALGQLVNRGQLRQQYRLFDRDGGMRWIEDELRILGHESPAHTEAIGAWRDISDSKHAEHFHETRMAVLDGLLDDRALPELLGEIATRLEQAEPRLRVSVVVRDPVNKRLRSFAAPHLAPVLNAALEDCAPERTPFAPTLRDTTPALVADIAKHPAWQQYLEQHQAAGLRACWSFPFHDDTGEALGILVVYRTTPGLPDAATQAHIAEFGQLAALAVTRARTTNALRQSAAVLASAREGVVVTDLRPRILSINPAYTQITGYSAEEVIGRNPNLLRSERQGRAFYQQLWACLLEQGHWQGEIWNRIKSGEVRPVLLSISLVTDTAGNPERYVGVMTDLSQLRHSEAARERLAHFDPLTGLPNRLLLQSRLSHALERAQRHGHYIAVLLIDLDRFKHINNSLGHPAGDNLLELLAHRFATRLREGDTLGRLGGDEFLVVLERLHQPRQAAGVARDLLELLRRPITLPGDHEIHVGASIGIGVYPQDGSSASELIQHAEVALYQVKAQGRGNYGFHTPELSAQAAERLELEARLRQALGNEEFLLHFQPQFDCVSGALIGCEALVRWNTPDQGLVPPTRFIPLAEETGLILPLGDWVLRTACRQGMCWLDAGLVLETIAVNLSARQLLQPDCVDCIEQALTATGWPAHRLKLELTESMLMGEGDEVEQRLQALRALGIRLSIDDFGTGYSSLAYLRRFAIDELKIDRSFVRDIPAQRDDMEIAATIIAMARNLKLRVIAEGVETEAQLEFLRERGCEAYQGYLCAPPLTPEAFAARFGPR
- a CDS encoding MlaD family protein; amino-acid sequence: MSRRASPSLIGAFVLGALALFVLSLILFGGGALFRERVGLLTYFPGSVQGLSVGAEVQFQGVAVGQVTAIELDFSPADGAVRIPVRYEVWPERVRISQGAEPRDARVVLRELVARRGLRARLESLSFVTGQYVVALNLDPTLVGEAPTVPVVEDGGDVVVPALPAIRDQLGEMLGNLRLDELVDEASAALRGLGTLLGSDEAGALMGNLDATLTGIRALAETLERRLPPLVGRLDQTLVAYERLARRIDGEVVPVATRIGETSAALTRLAETLEAEVGPLSGAARSTLGQASQTLRHLDGLVEDGHGTRVRLDRALAELTRSVRALRELADYLERHPEALLRGK
- a CDS encoding ABC transporter ATP-binding protein — its product is MQIRLEGLSVGYGARAVQRDLDLEIRRGDIFVIMGGSGCGKSTLMRAMTGLLAPLAGRILFDDESFWEASPAARERRIRRHGVMYQGGALWSSMTLEENVALPLQQYTDLGPRQVCELVDYKLALVGLGGCGALYPAEISGGMRKRAGVARAMALDPEVLFFDEPSAGLDPLSACLLDELIVELKHSLGATMVVVTHDLASIFAIADEAVFLDAERGTMLTTGDPRWLRDHAADARVRAFLRRGAA